The proteins below are encoded in one region of Geobacter sp.:
- a CDS encoding VOC family protein, whose protein sequence is MATHAKNTICLWYDRDAEEAARFYAATFPDSTVGAILRAPGDYPSGNEGNVLTVEFTVMGIPCVGLNGGPEVTHNWAFSFQVATVDQAETDRYWNAIVGNGGEEGECGWCKDKWGLSWQITPIALMEAISDPDPAAAKRAFDAMMQMKKIDIAAIEAARRG, encoded by the coding sequence ATGGCAACGCACGCAAAGAACACTATTTGCCTTTGGTACGACCGCGACGCAGAAGAGGCGGCGCGGTTTTATGCCGCAACCTTTCCCGATTCAACCGTGGGCGCGATACTCCGCGCACCGGGTGACTATCCGTCCGGAAATGAAGGAAACGTGCTGACGGTCGAGTTTACCGTCATGGGGATTCCCTGCGTCGGGCTTAATGGCGGCCCCGAGGTCACGCACAACTGGGCATTCTCGTTTCAGGTTGCAACCGTAGACCAGGCCGAAACGGATCGTTACTGGAACGCCATTGTCGGCAATGGTGGCGAGGAGGGTGAGTGCGGCTGGTGTAAGGACAAATGGGGATTATCGTGGCAGATTACGCCGATCGCTCTGATGGAAGCCATAAGCGATCCCGATCCCGCCGCCGCCAAGCGGGCGTTCGATGCGATGATGCAGATGAAAAAGATCGACATCGCAGCCATAGAAGCGGCGCGACGCGGTTGA